The uncultured Desulfuromonas sp. genome has a segment encoding these proteins:
- the thiS gene encoding sulfur carrier protein ThiS, with product MNITVNNQSHTVTEGQTLADLINDMGLDAARIAVEYNRDILAREQLAEIALHEGDVIEIVNFVGGG from the coding sequence ATGAACATCACCGTCAATAACCAATCCCACACCGTCACTGAAGGTCAGACTCTCGCCGACCTGATCAACGATATGGGACTGGATGCGGCGCGCATTGCCGTGGAATACAACCGCGACATCTTGGCGCGTGAACAACTCGCGGAAATTGCCCTGCACGAAGGGGATGTGATCGAGATCGTCAATTTCGTCGGTGGGGGCTAA